From Canis lupus baileyi chromosome X, mCanLup2.hap1, whole genome shotgun sequence:
CTCAGGCTTgaattctctctttctaaaaagatcctatttatttgttcaagagacagagtgagggagcagagggaggagcagagggagagggagaagcagactcttgtgctgagcacagagctcaagacagggttcaatcccaggatccagagatcacgaccagagctgaaaccaagagtcaggtgctcaaccgactgaatcagccaggtgccTCGGTCAGTCTTATTTCTCTGATTACTAAAATCTATTTCATGCCAACGTCCCACATTTGGAGGTTGTTATAACCAAAAGCCTGCCAACACACGAGGCCAGCCCCATGAGCTTTTCAGCCATCCTGTCGCAAAACTGGAACCTGATTTGCTCAGTAATATACGTACCATAGAAACACTGAGAGCTCCATGGAGAGGGCAAGCATTGAGTGTACTTTTGTGCTGACTTTGCTTAGGACTTCCACTTGCGACATcgttggggcagccctgggggccgtGTCTGGGTGTCCTGAACTATCAAAACATAGAGTTCCCATCTCTGTAGGTCCTGCCACTTACCCACCATGGAGTCCATCTCCTGCACGTTGTCCCCGTATAAGCCATGCTTGCTGGTGCCAATGAACTCGGTTGTCGTGGGGAGAGGCACATGTACATGCAGAAAGGTAAAAACAAGGAGGAAAGGTCCTTCACGGTTCCTGGAGGGACATCAATCACTTAGCATATTGAGTTTGCAAAGTGTGGGGAAGTAGATCACATCATTTTTTTGTCACACCCTGTGTCCGTCTGTCCCCAATGCACCCCAAGAGAGCAGATGCACACATGAGGCAGAAACCATCCAGGATCCCCTAGCATTTGGACTGCTCCCCAAGGACACATGTGGGACAGCTAGATTCCTGAGTAGCCCCACCTGGCACGACGGAGTCATAAGCCCATCCAGCTCTTTGGCACACCTTCCCATGGCTAATAAAGTCTCTCAGGCCACAGTAACACCTGACAGACCCAAAGGGATGGTGGCTCGGgagtggtttcttagatatgcCAACTCTTTCACAACCCCCAAGCAAGCATGGACAGAAACATCTTGGCAACATGTCTCCACACCTTCAGATATCCTGTGAGGACATAGGAAATGAGGTTGGCCCACTTTGAGCTGTGATGATCCACAGGGAATGTAGGTCAGCAGCTAACCAGAGCAGCACACGGCACAAATGACTGTCTTTGGGAAATTTCTACTCTGAGGACATATCATGGTGTAAAGAAcgatggaaaaaatgaaaaaagaaagttgcgCTGTGGAGAGCTGGGTTGAATGGCATCTTTCCACAACTGATGTCCACCAGAAAGCTCAGAAAATTTCTGCTGTGTTAAGCCTCTCGGTTTTTGGCACTTTTTAATGGCATCACTATGAAGCTGACGCACATCGTACTGAGGATTGAGATGATACCTATGTTGCTTTATGTAGCAAAAGGTAATCTGCAGATGGGATTAGgttcaggatcttgagatggggagataaGTCCAAATTCTCTGAATCACAAAGGTCCTTGAAAGCGGGACCCCAATATGGTCAAAATCGGACAAAAATAGTGTGGATAAGTGATAACCGAAGTAGAGATGCAACCAATCAGCTATACGCCAAGGAAATAATGCAGCTTCTCCAATCTGGGATGAGAAACAGACTTCCCCTGAACCTCCAGAATGGGCTAGTCCTGCCAATGCCTCGATTTTAACCGTGTAATGTGAGATTCAGATTCTTGACCTCCAGTACCATAAAGtaatacatttgtgttgctttaagccactctCATTTGCAGAAACCTGTTCCAGCAACCATAGGAGACTCACACACTCAGAATCCAGATAAAAGCAATTTATAGCATCTGTGAACCTACGCCACATGCTCATGGCCACATTATTAATCAGTGGAGTGAGCTTCTGAATCCTCATAGTCCCCATTTCTTTTCAGTATGGTACCACTGTGGATCACAAAGAGCTTCTGAAAGTCAATGCAAGTTTTGGTGATGGAAGTACATTTTTCACACCCCAGTATTTGTTCATGATGTACTAATGTAAACAGTAAGCAACGCCCTGTGCGGGTGTCTTCAGACTTAAAGGGGCTcacagaatggaatagaatctCTCATCTTGAGCTCTTGGTGTAACAAATGCCACCTCACAACATGCTAATGTGTCCCTTTGCAAAACATCTGTGCTTCTGTGCATATGGAAAGTAGCAGGGAATAAAGAGCTTGCCGTGAATGAAACCAGCCATTCCATTGCATCTACAATGCAAAGATGGTTTAATCTCTCACAGACTCTAAATTTGTATTGTGCCCACCTTGGCTATAAGGTAAGGACCAAGCTAGATACAAGTTGCCCAAGAGCCTTTACACCACCAAACAGTGCTATGTGCCAAACACACCAGCTTACAGATCCCTACCCCAGGATGATCTCAGCCTCAATGATGACACCTCCAAAGACCTTATTCCCAAGATCACCTGCTGAGTTTCTAGGTATACATGAATTCTGGAGGGATGCCATTTAAACCAGATCATCATGAtacaacttttttaaaattcattttcccctttcttgACATTGTGATATTTATCAGAGCACAAATTTTTCAGAGTGGCATTTGCATTATGTGCTGCCCTCATTAGCTGAGGGCCTATCTTCCTTGTGCTTGAGCTTCATGCAGTAATGCCTGGCCACTTCTTCATTTCATCCTTGTTCACCTTTGAAGATTCAGTCAACATATCTTCTCAAGTATGGCTTTCCTGATATCTTGGAAAATCCCTACAGTTTGGACTGATACCACCCTGGATTTATGCCCACTAGCTTATTTCTTATCATGGGCTTGTACATATGTGATCATCAATGATATCAACTTGTCCCTGACATTCAGACCCCAGGATAGCGATCGATAAAGATAAAGCTTCAGTCAATGTTGCAATGGCCAATAGAAAATgtgttcacattctctctctcttttttttttaagattcataaaGTGAAGGCCCATAAATGTGGCTCCTTTGGAAAGTTTCCAGCGACTTTGTTCTGCATGCATTGGGCTTTATAATGATCACCACTGACCTCAGCTGAATAATACCCTTTACATATCTCATGCTCAATGATAAGCCCTCTGATTTTAACTTCTCAAAGAGATTTTTTGCCTAACAGGAAAACAGCACAGTGACCAACTTACTCTGCTATCTAGTTTCCTGGTAAATGCATTTCCCACTGTGCATTAACATGCAGacaatataattattaattattaatattattaaccaTAAATTAATAAGCCAGATTTCTAAGTGTGAGTCTACCTGCTTTGGTCTGACCAAATATGAATTTCAAGGCCAATGGAGAAATTGTGATTTTAATAACAAAAGCTCAAACGAGATGGCCCCCCTTAGGTACTACCTAAAGAGTCCAACTGGCGTCCAAAATATACAGTATTGTATTGTCTAGTCCTAactagtaatattccatttcttttctcagtATTGTGCAAAGCATgacctcttatttttaaaaaatactagttcTGTTAACTCTGTCTTAAACCCCTTAAAATACATGGACTTCTAAAATTATCTTTACCTTTCCATAAATGAAATCGCCTCCTTCACCATGATGGAGCCAGCTCGCTCTGCCTTCATGGGTTGTTCGGTGATATCGTGCTCCCGCATGAGAAGGCAATCCCAGTACAGAGGAGATTTGTAACTGGAGAACCAAAAGTAGcccagcagaaaaataaaaagaatcatacagAAGATGAGGGACCAGGGAAGAGAGACCAAGCGACTCAGTTTCCCCAGGGCGAAAGTGAGCGCAGCAACAGCGACCAGCTGCACACAAAGCCATATTTTGCTCCTGATGGCTAATTCTGTGTCACGAGAGGGGTCTGGCCAGCAGGGGTCAATCAGAGTGAATGGCATGCCATAGTAGTAATCAAACCCATAATGATACGGATGATGGCACTGGTCATATCGGGACTGGCAGTTTAAGCCTTGATGCCATTTGCCTGAAATTACAAACAGACATATTAAGCATAGTATGCTCACACACCATGAAGAACACATGAGCACTCTTCATTCAAAACAGACGACTCGTGCACAAAAATGGAGCAGCAAATAGTTCTCTTTTGCTTAAAAATGTGATTTCAGGACCTGATTCACTTTTTGCTCTCTTTTGCTTCACAGAAATTTGTGTTAAGAACTCATGGTGAGTGACAAGATAGGATGAAAAATAAAGGGAGGGAAATACAGTTGTGAGTTTGTAGCAAGGATGTGAACTGGGCAGTTTCTcctcaacagaaagaaaaaaagtcataggCACAAAGATGAATACATGACAGGGACAGGATAGATTATAGCTGGTGGATAAACTGGTTAGTAGGTAGGTAGATAATCGATAGATAATGAGATAGATATGATATAAGATTGATGGGCAATAGGgaagatggatagatagatgatgatagatgatagatagatgatagatagatagatagatagatagatagatagatagatagatagatagaagatggatggatagatgtaAATTATACCTACAAAGATAGATAAATCTTAGAGATAAGATAAAAGACACATGATGAATAGATAATGAATGGGtggagatgatagatgatagatgatagatagatgatagatgatagatagatagatagatagatagatagatagatagatagatatgatggaaGATAGATGGGGCATGTGTACACATATGCATAGGTGGATAGATTGATAGAtgaggatggatagatgggtacACTGATAACATATggatatagatagataatagatagatagatagatagatagatagatagatagatagatatagatgaatGATGGAGGATGGATCAAGCATGGATAATGGATGGTTGGATAGCTCACTGGATGGAAACCCCAGGTCTACCACTAAAGTTCACTGAACTTTATTTGATAAAACTTGCCAAGCTTTGAATGGTAACAAAAAGATCCATGGGCATCCTATTGGGATGTGGACTCGAAGAGAGTATGGGCAGGTATAGCCACTAAAATGTTAATAGTTCTCTGCATGGAGTAAGGGCCACATGGAAGATGGACATACTCACATCTCTGAACACCTGAGAGGGTAAGCAGATGAGAGGCAAGGCTAGAGTCGAGGTTTTTCTGTCCTGACCTCCATTAAGACTGTCTTCTCTTATCAATGTCAAATTGGTTacaaaaattgattaaaaatagcATGTTATTTTCATGCCAGTTGAAACCCAGGCTCTCAAATAGGGACAGTAGGTTTAGCTTCAAATTAGTCATCATCGGTTGAAGTCTATCATCTTTGGCAGTGAGAAAAAAGACATCCGTACAACATCGATGGTTCCATTTTAATGATAATGGGGTGAGCAAGAGAACTTATACTGAGAAAATATACACGCACAGACAGGCTGACAAATTTGATCGTATTGTGCAACATTTGCATCAAAAcatctcctgtgtctctcatcctTGGGAAGAAGCAATTACCTTATCTTTGAAGTTAGGGGGGATGGGTTATTCTCAGACATCCCTTCTGCCTGTAAGTTATCAATGATTCTGTCAATATGCAATGCAATTAACTAGAGATCATGATTCTTACCATCCCACTGCAGTGCAATTAGGAGACTAACTGGGGATTCAATCATTGCCAAAAGAGAGCAGCATTATCGTCTCCTCTACATTGACTCTCTCAAGCTGTAGGAGTGGTGCAAGGGGGAGCTAACCCAGGGGGACAGACTGGAAGGAGCCAGTGGAAACTTTCTGGGACAACCTAAATGCCCCTTATCTTGATTTGGGTGACAGATACAGGGTgtacatgttttttaaaacatgtatattttttctatttgggtGATGGGTGTAGGATGTAGACATTTCTATGGAGTCAAAAGTTGACACTTCATAAGAAATGCATAAGGCTGTTTGTGTGTTCTTGACAGGGCTCATCACAGTTCTTAAATCATACATGGTGAATGAGATGAAGGATTTCAGAGCCTGCAGAGAATAATATAGAAAGACCACCAGAGTATAGTGTGGTCTGTGCAAAGACGAAGAACACAGGGTGATAGAGAAATATGTAGGATGGCCACCTGGAAAGGCCTGGGGGTGAGGTGGGAAGGAGTTTTCTTTTGTCTGAATTATGTCTGAAAAGGACAAACAGGTGCCTTTggaaggaatgtgtgtgtgtgtgtgtgtgtgtgtgtgtgtgtgtgtgtgttggatggGGGGAGGTTCATTATGATAGAAGGTCCCAGATGAGCAAAACACAGCAATGAAAGAAAGTTCTGGAGGACATGGGGGACACAGTGACTTGAGAAAGACATTAATATGACATATTAAGCAGATTAATGTTGAAAGGTAAGGATAAAGGTCAGAGGTGGCCAATGAAATGGCAGATGTAGAACCTACATCACACAGAGGGTCTTCTCTGCCATAGCCAAGATGCATGATGCTTCTGAAATAAAGGGTTTCCAAGAAAACCATGTCAAGAATAGAACACAggggtccctggatggcgcagttgGCTGTCAGAtttggtttgggttcaggtcatgatctcagggtggtgagatggagccccgcattgggcttcgtgctcagtgcagagtctgcttcagattctctctcccttttcctccgcccctcccactcatgctctcactctctctctctctctctcaaataaatcaatctgtaaaaaagaatagaacaacacatattatttctttatagtaAATACGTCACGCCTGTGGCTGCTTCTTACCTATCAGTGCCGTGCTATACCCTTGCTTCTTCAGTAAGGCTGCAAACGTCGTCTCATTATGAGGGAGTCCCGCGGGGGCTCCAAGTGTGATGATGACACGATCCACTGCGTTAGAAACCATTCCTGAGTgggatgaaaaaacaaaaccaaaaaacaacagatcacacacacacagtgagtaGGTGCCTGTCAGCTAAGGAGGAAGTGAGTCACGGATGGTTCAGGAGCTGACATTGGGGTATCTGAGAAGACCTGACGCATAGTTTTTGAATCTCTGCATTCCTTCCCCAAAATAGAGCAATAAGCGAAGAAAACTGCTCACCCATGGACATCACTAATGACAAAACTAGGTGACAGGTACATGGGGACAGGTCAACCATAAGCCCAAGACCTACATTTTAcaggagaggaaggcaaaccagtTTCTAAAGGACCCAGTAACCAAAGAACCAACCAGAATAGCCAACAGGTGTTCCCTGGAGAGGACTGGAAACAGAGGGACATTTCCCAGCCCCACTGCTAGAGTTCCAAGGGCGCTGGGTGTATTGAAAATGTTGCAGCGATCCAGCTTGAGGAACTCCCTAAACCAACCCATCCTGGCTTCCTTCCAAAATGGCAGCCCAACCCTGAAGCAATATCTGGGAGCAGACGGAAAATtgaataagacaaaacaaagtacgtgaaaaggaagagaaattccAGATAAAATCAGGAGAGACAAGTCAGGTGGAGACTTCCCGAGAGGGACCTCCCTCCATATACAAGGAGCTGAGAGAAAGGTCTTCCAAGTTAGATTTGCTGACCATGCCCTCTACAGGAAACCATCTTCTTCTGAATAGTTTTACATAACGTGTGCAGCGCGGAGCAAAAGAAAAGAGTCAAATCGCCTATAAGTTTAccgtaagaaaagaaaaaaggataaagaacttATCGGTTATTGGACCCAGCTCACCTTAGCACCAGCTAAGCAAGATATCGTCAAACTCATGGGATCCGCAAGGTTATGTGACACCCTTGGGAGCTGGACAAGGGGCATTTCTGTCTTGACGGAGAATGGGACACAGATCCTGACCTGTGAATTCTATGCTCTGCTTCCTCTTAACTACAGAATCTGTGCCCGTAAAACATGACCAGTCTCATCACCTTTGAAAATATAACCATACGGCCCAGCCATTCCACCCCTTGGTGTGTatccaaaggaattaaaaatacgTGTTGAGTCAAAAACATGTATGCGCAGGTACAGAGCAGAATAATTCACAGGAGCCTAAAGCCAGAAACAACCCAATGGCTGGTCAATTGAGGGATGGAGAAACAAAAGGGCTAAAATGTGCGATAAACGATTGAGACCTTCTGGTAAGTCCGCCTCATGACACCCGATTAGTGGAGACACGTCCAGTCAATTAGTTCCTTCCAAGACAGCTTCTCATTCTTGCCCTGGGATGGCAAGTCCTGCCTAAGCCAGCTCGCAGGATGCACAGGGTGAGTGGACATAGCCACGCACGGCGGGCTCGAGTCAAGTGGAGGAACCGTGGTTTCCACGCGGGCGTCGATAGCTGTGTATGCAACCGTGTGTGTACGCGTGTGCGTGTTTGAACTATTTTGGAGCAAACTTTTCAAAATGGACTAGCTACGTATCATTTCATTGAATCCTAGTGTCTCTACAGAGACTTCCCCGTCTACACACCTGATCGGATGGGGTATCTCCCCGTGAGGAAGGCAGCCCGGCTTGGGGTGCACATGGAGGCTGCGGCGATGTGATGGTTTAGCTGCACCCCTTCCCTGGCTAGGCGGTCGATGTTAGGCGTCCTGgattgagagacagaaagggaatTGCAGAGAGGATGgggggagacacagacagaggcggAAACCAACATCTCCGTTTACGATGATTCCCCAAGCTCAGAACGGGAGAAAAAAGTAACTGCACACGGCGccctatttcctttttctccccacatCGTGGAAAAAATACGGCTGAGGCTTTAGGCAGTCGTTGTCTATTGCAGGGTTGATATAACTTGGTTctgcaatatggtgtctactgAGTATACGGCCCTgccttctaaaatatatatataaatacgcGTCTGTGGACTGATTAATTAAGGCTAATGACTTACAGATCTTGGTTATGCCTAGCTACTTACGGACACGAGGACGCGTTCAATGCACGTGTTCTACAGACTCACGTCCCTGCTCTAGATAAAAGTTGCAACTGCTGCCTTGTCATTCCCTATAAAGATCCCTGCAGGTTGGAGACCATCAGAGAGACTTCCACAGAAGAGAAATAGTCACTGGCTGGATGCAAATAAATTGTAATGAGCTTCCTTAATGAGAGATATGATAGAACAAAGTGGAATTTTGTCCTGCCAAGACATGCTCCCAAGCTGTGATGTTTTCAAGACTTCCATAAATGGCTTCTGTTGAGCCTACCACAAAGCTCAGGCTTGGTTTCATggatgttcttttcttctttcagagtGCCCATTCTTAAAATAGAAGGCTATCACCTTAAAAGGGTTCCAAAATTAGGAAGCATAAAGTGACCAAGTTCCATCGCGTAAAAAGTATGCATAAAAATCATCGCtcctcaggggcgcctgggtggctcagcgttttgagTGAGTGgctcttgagttcagctcaggtcatgatcttggggtcatgggatcaagccccgagttgggttcCATGatcaaaggggagtctgcttgagattctctctctgtccttcccccattctctctctcccaataaaTTCatgcatctttgaaaaaaatcatcagtCATCATAATATTGCATATCCCAGAGGGCTCACCATGTGGCAGGTAACTATTCTAAAGGCTTTGCACATACGAACGCACACCTGTATACCCCCCACCTGTGTGCTCAGCCAACAAGAAGGATAAGCAAGGCACAcagaagtaacttgctcaagatttCACCGCCAGTAAGTGCAGACTCAAGATTCAAATCCAAACTGtcctcattttatattcttttcttcttttattttttttaagattgtatttatttattcatgagagacacagagagagagagagagaatgaggcagagacacaggcagagggagaagcaggctccccgcggagaGCCCGATGCgaaactcaatcctaggaccccagaatcactccctgagcccaagatagatgctcaactgctgagccacccaggcgtcccttattttcttcttttaaagacaaattcCAACCCATGGATTTGGTTTTCCACATGATGTAGCCATAAAACTTTATCAAGCCCCCAAGCCCAGACAACAGATGAAATAGCGCAACTGAACTCGAAGCCATACCTGATTGTGTCATTGCCGAAGCAGCCCAAGTCACCGATCCCAAGGTCATCCACCATCATCAGGACTATATTAGGCTTATCATCATGTACCTCTTGGGACTGGCATGGGTTTAAGAGTACACACATCCAAGACAGAGCAACGAAGAGGCTCCTGAAAAGCAAGCACAGATGTTGCACAGATGATTTAAGGA
This genomic window contains:
- the LOC140627479 gene encoding arylsulfatase F-like isoform X2, encoding MCVLLNPCQSQEVHDDKPNIVLMMVDDLGIGDLGCFGNDTIRTPNIDRLAREGVQLNHHIAAASMCTPSRAAFLTGRYPIRSGMVSNAVDRVIITLGAPAGLPHNETTFAALLKKQGYSTALIGKWHQGLNCQSRYDQCHHPYHYGFDYYYGMPFTLIDPCWPDPSRDTELAIRSKIWLCVQLVAVAALTFALGKLSRLVSLPWSLIFCMILFIFLLGYFWFSSYKSPLYWDCLLMREHDITEQPMKAERAGSIMVKEAISFMERNREGPFLLVFTFLHVHVPLPTTTEFIGTSKHGLYGDNVQEMDSMVGKILDAIDNFHLKNRTLVYFTSDHGGHLESRVGHSQRGGWNGIYRGGKGMAGWEGGIRVPGLIRWSGRLPAGKVIEEPTSLMDIFPTLAAVSGSSVPQDRVIDGRNLMPLLQGEVQRSEHEFLYHYCGAFLHAVRWHPKDSDAVWKVHYVTPVFQPPGAHACFETLFCRCSGKLVTYHDPPLLFDLTRDPSESTPLTQDTEPLYDVVIQTVANAVKEHRKSILPVQQQLSELNYDSPWLKPCCGVFPFCLCDTEGGTSTVRA
- the LOC140627479 gene encoding arylsulfatase F-like isoform X1, producing MKLRSLFVALSWMCVLLNPCQSQEVHDDKPNIVLMMVDDLGIGDLGCFGNDTIRTPNIDRLAREGVQLNHHIAAASMCTPSRAAFLTGRYPIRSGMVSNAVDRVIITLGAPAGLPHNETTFAALLKKQGYSTALIGKWHQGLNCQSRYDQCHHPYHYGFDYYYGMPFTLIDPCWPDPSRDTELAIRSKIWLCVQLVAVAALTFALGKLSRLVSLPWSLIFCMILFIFLLGYFWFSSYKSPLYWDCLLMREHDITEQPMKAERAGSIMVKEAISFMERNREGPFLLVFTFLHVHVPLPTTTEFIGTSKHGLYGDNVQEMDSMVGKILDAIDNFHLKNRTLVYFTSDHGGHLESRVGHSQRGGWNGIYRGGKGMAGWEGGIRVPGLIRWSGRLPAGKVIEEPTSLMDIFPTLAAVSGSSVPQDRVIDGRNLMPLLQGEVQRSEHEFLYHYCGAFLHAVRWHPKDSDAVWKVHYVTPVFQPPGAHACFETLFCRCSGKLVTYHDPPLLFDLTRDPSESTPLTQDTEPLYDVVIQTVANAVKEHRKSILPVQQQLSELNYDSPWLKPCCGVFPFCLCDTEGGTSTVRA